Below is a window of Salvelinus sp. IW2-2015 linkage group LG11, ASM291031v2, whole genome shotgun sequence DNA.
gcctcgtttgcccaaAGCATAGTCTACTATAGCCTACTGAAAttacaagcgtgattcagaaattagggataGATGTGTTTTAAATTAGGTTCAACGCTAGTTAAGAACATTATAGTTATCACGTTGCACATTGAATTTAAGTACAAAAAGTTAAGACATGTAATTTTAATGATGCTGCTGCTATGCATGCAGATGCTTGTTAGCGAACTATCTCTGAtccagatttattttatttttaataaaggaAGATCAGTGTTTCCAATGACTCCAGTGTACATTGTGATCTTAcccaattatgagtaggcattgcctaaTTGGTTGATGTTATCTTTTTGACAAAACAAACACCatttattgtctttttttttttttacatatgttgttggggtggtgctggagtgAATATGAAGCTGAAATGATAATTTCCCTTTAAGCCAACTCAAGTTGGACAACGTTCAAAGTTCCATCACAGAAGCCGCTCCTCTGTAGGTATAATTCTATGGgactaattcagataatgcatgtcataacgaGATACCAAGcacttcaagccaagcctccATCTCTCGCCACCCACAAAATTTCAGTCACATCTCACgcactacacttgtctgtccaatgcatgtgtaacagtataactttagtacgtcccctcgccccgacacgggcgcgaaccagggaccctctgcacacatcaacaacWGWCRcccacgaagcgtcgttacccatcgctccacaaaagccgcggcccttgcagagcaaggtgcaacactacttctaggtttcagagcaagtgacgtaactgattgaaacgctactagcgcgtacccgctaattagccatttcacatccgttacacatgcaaATAGCTTGCCCACTCCATAGAAAGCGGctctatctgcactgattggtTAAGTAGTTTAAAATGTtaggctaaatgtaaaaaaaaaaataacatttgaggtttaaaaaggaacgaTAAACAGTTAATTTCTGGTTCCAACCCAtccagaactttattttgctggtcaacCTACCTCATACACTTGCAcaactttttttatttagtttagatGTAGATACAAAAGGGTTTATGGTTGGGACTGAGCATGAAATTGTGCCTTCTAGTCAAATGCAGGAAACAGTACTATCCCCTTGTGCCCCCMAAAAAACATTGTTACAATTACTTTGCAGCCTTAGTTATATGAAATACAATACTACCATCTTGTGGCTACAACATTAACTGTAGTCTTAATTAACTGGTAACGTTACAGTCAAAGCAGAGTGAACAAACATCAGTACAGCAGTTGTTGCAGCTCTCGTCCTTTACTGCATTGTCAATACTGAGGATGTATAGACGTTTTTTTTtgtacaaacaaaaaacattttagaaatccCAACAGATAAAGGCCTACAAGCCTGATTTATCCTAAATAGCTAGATTATTTctattcaaataaaaaatggcACAAATAATCTAAAAGATCAGTGTCCTTTCATGACTGACTCAAGCCTTCCCTTTGTAAATCACTACAGAGGCCAAGGCTGAACAACCAGCTGTGTGGACGGCAATGTCTGCATATCCCTCAAATCCCAACACTCATAAGGAACAGGATGCCAAAATGACATTAATTACAAAATAATTAGTGCAaagcaaaaaacacaaaaaaataaactaaatcaaTAAGTTCCATTCACTTCCCATAGGAGCGTGAATACCGAAGGATTCATTAATTTTGGCACCTACATGTTGCCATTTGTGTTAAATGGCAGCGCCATTTACCATTCTTCAATGATAGTCTGTAGCTTGCCCAGTGGTGTGACAAAACAGAAAATACGAAATTACAACCATgaaagtgtaacagtataactttagaccgtcccctcgccccgacacgggcgcgaaccagggaccttctgcaYacatcaacaacagtcgcccacgaagcgtcgttacccatcgctccacaaaagccgcggcccttgcagagcaaggggaaaccctacttaagtctcagagcaagtgacgtaactgattgaaacgctactagcgcgtacccgctaactagctagccatttcacatccgttacactcacccccctttcaacctcctccttttccgcagcaaccagtgatccgggtcaacagcatcaatgtaacagtataactttagaccgtcccctcgccccgacacgggcgcgaaccagggaccttctgcacacatcaacaacagtcgcccacgaagcgtcgttacccatcgctccacaaaagccgcggcccttgcagagcaaggggaaaccctacttaagtctcagagcaagtgacgtaactgattgaaacgctactagcgcgtacccgctaactagctagccatttcacatccgttacacaagcaTAAAACTTACTCAGGGAGAGAAGTTGCACAAGTTACAGATATTTTCTAAACACACAGAAGCCATGAAAGGGCTTATTGTAAATTTACCAATtaatgtagtttaaaaaaaatatgacattcaAAAGTTGCCTTTTCCTGCTCAAACTAGAGCTGGGCATCAGACAAAAATCCATATCGCGATAAACTGCCTGAATtgatgaaattataaaatagaaCTATAATTTTATAACAAGTTTAAAAATTaccctttaaactactactaagCTTGTTTATGGGTCAATTGACAGCTATAACAAATcccccatattagcaaacttatttcatttcaaactttacatttctctagtataggctacttatcgtagTGAATGTTATCTGCAAAATGCCTGCAATAAGTGGTCGGTGTCGATCATTTtccggtttatcgtcccagctctagttCAAACATTTTGAGAAGTCAAATACTGAGGGAACTTAGTGTTTTAATTGTTTCAATGTCACAACTTCACATAATACTTTAAAAAGTTAGGCTTCATTGAGTAAACAATACACCAACCAGCATTGCGGTGAAATATAGGCACTGACAGTTTGAATAACTAAAATATTGACAGCAGTTACTAGAAATGTGTCCTCAAATTGAATGTAGTCCATATTAGTTAGTGTTACTGCTAWAGTTGGTATAAATAACTAAGGCACTGTTCATATGTTCCTccacaagtaagcatttcacggttagcCCACACCGggtgtttatgaagcatgtgacaaaacaaTTTTGAATcacaaaacaaagacaaaaaaaacatacatttcaaaGAGGAACGCATTGAACATCAGGAGCGATTGTGGGATCAAGTAGCTAACAACTGACGAGTTTAGTGCACCAAGCAGTAGGCTTTCAGAACATGACAGAAATGCAACGTCCATGTATCAATGTCTGTTTCAAAACATGTAGTAGTGGAATATTGGAATTATTGATATGACAGTAGTtaaaattgtttattttaatttaaaaggACCAAGTTTAGGCCTGAAAGGCAACAGAGCAGTGGATTTCAACATTACCTTCGACCTCATCTCCTTTATTAGATTAACGGTAWACGAGGGGACTGACGGTCAGACAATTTGTGTatttcaaccacaggaggctgctgaggggaggacggctcataataaatggCCGGGAAAGGAGTAAATggaatcaaaccatgtgtttgttgtGCTCAATacagttccagccattactacgagcccgtcctccctaattaaggtacCGCCGGCCACCTGTGATGTCAACGCAGCATTACTTAACATCCCCATATTAATCACAGTTCAGCTACAGTAGTGTGTCTGTGAGCCCTGTTGGGACATTTTGTACTTGGTCTATGCGTTTGAAAGTACCTGCTCTAGAGGAAGCGACCAAAATCAATCATTTTGAAAATCACAGATACCCAAATTCCTTTCAAAGTGTTCAACTCAAGCCATGTTCACTGTAACTGAATAGATGTTATGTACAGTTCTCAAGGCACCTTTTAgaatgtttaaaaataaacagtaaaaaataaataaaaacagttgcGGTCACTCAGTTTTCAGGGTTTACACCTGTAAATTGGGGTAGTGTTGACTGCAGCTAGCAAATCATTCACATTAACTGACCAACTTCATGCAGAGTATAAAAACAACATCCAAGGGTAGCTGTGTTGGAGGTATAGAGTTGAGCAacttaggctgtgtttacacaggcacaccaattattatttttttatttggccaaaaggccaatcacatcagatctttttcagagctgatctgattggtcaaaataccaattagtgagaatttgtgtgtgtgtgtgtgagaattgggctgcctgtgtaaacacagcccgACTACTTTCCCTGAAGCTTGAGCTTAACGCCCATCATTGAAAAGGGGTCTCTGTGGTAAGGGTgattaaaaaacacaattttgcttGAGGTTTTATTTTCCTTCTTAATAAGGTTAAATAAGAAACAGTGTGGGTCCAAAGCACCTTGGCGATTGGCATGGGCTCTATGCAATTAAGAGCTGGGGACTCCGTCCTCTTCCATGGTGGCTGGTGGGTTGTGGAAGGGAGTCTCCTTAAAGATGAACCAACAGTTACCGGTCCATAGGATGAGGTTCAGAAATCCGAAAATCTGGACGAGCAGGAAAgtgtgaaacaaagacaaaaccacaGGATACAAACAGAAAGGAATTACAAATGCTACATTAAGTGACACTATACCTTTAGAACCGTCATTCATGCTTGACTTGTACATACCTGTAAATTACATTGAGAAATGGCTATAAATTCCTCTGAATTTTTGAAATTACTAAATCAAATTGCTCACCACAGAGGCATTGAGTTTTCCCATGGAGGGGAAGTTTCCAGGTGTGCACAGGGGCTGACAGTTCTCAACCAGGTGGTTTGGGTTGGTGGCCCACTTCACGTCAGTCAGGCCCTTCCCCCAGGCAGAGGAGGACACCAGCCACAGGAAGGCAAAAGCAGCAGTCACCAACAGGTCCTGAGAAAAACACAGGGGAGGGTTGTCACTATAGGACCATGTTGAAGAGGATGGAAGAACGCAGCTTTTAAATCATGAATCGCTTTTGAAAACTATTAGGCTCACAACTTAACCTGTCGTCTCAGCTGTTAGAGCCATACCAGGCTTAAAACATGAACCTAACCCATCAGCCAGAGACAAATGATTACATTgttaaatcaacatttatttaaaatcacAAAATACTTCACATTAAAACACAAACTGAGGATGTATAAAACTCACTTattaggggcctcccgggtggcgcagtggtctagggcactgcatcgcagcgctagctgtgccaccagagtctctgggttcKcgcccaggctctgtcgcagccagccgcgaccgggaggtccgtggggcgacgcacaattggcctagcgtcgtccgggttagggagggtttggccggtagggatatccttgtcttatGTCttatcgcgctccagcgactcctgtggcgggccgggcgcagtgcgcgctaaccgaggSggccaggtgcacggtgtttcccccaacacattggtgcggctggcttccgggttggaggcgcgctgtgttaagaagcagtgcggcttggttgggttgtgcttcggaggatgcatggctttcgaccttcgtctctcccgagcccgtacgggagttgtagcgatgagacaagatagtaattactagcgattggataccacgaaaattggggagaaaagggggtaaaatttatttaaaaaatataaaaaatatattaaaaaaactcACTTATTAAAAGCCCAACTAAAAAGGTGGGTTTTTAAAAGTGATTTAAAAACCTCTTATCTGCCCCTCTTACCTGACAGAGCAAGGTGttccacaactttagagaactaGCCTAGATTAAGCAAATACATGAACCAATTTTTCAGCATCTGGCTGAGAGATGGTGTCTAATTcagaaaatgtaaatgttgttttaGATATGCTTTTCTTTTCTGCAAACTGCGCAGTGTGGCTAACATTACAATCACTATATCAGCTGCACATGCTTACTCTGTACAgtacacactagaggtcgaccgattatgatttttcaacgccgataccgataccaattatcggaggacaaaaaaagctgataccgattaatcggacgatttatataaataaataaaaatgttatatatatatatatatcatacacacatttttgtaataatgacaattgcaacaatactgaatgaacaatgaacactttcattttaacttaatataatacataaatacacacacagctctgaagtgacaatgatactgaagagtctgcttaggagacaaatactctcaactgtttgaataaaaatagagtttaagttacctgtgatgaatgttgaaaacaaaaactgtcatttctatatgcaggaaatcctattttaataatgggcatggtaagaattgatgaccaaagtgcgagtcataattcccatgacaccttctagcaaaatctgaaaagcggttccttcatttattccataggatatttttagattcacttaaactaaggtctgtgtttcgtgtaggcttacaccaccttgccaattttataactgtgtagatatccataggacaaggtaactctgatcaatattagcaaagatcattttttttgtagagtggatttatgaaaatatgttgacaaacgttaccttatcctagtgagatttacacgggtatcaaaacgtcgaggcggtttaagcctgcacgaaacacagaccttatttgaagtagatcaagacattctctatggaagacatgaacggtaaaataacgaaggaacccctttcaagttcagccgcaagttattacaggaattataacacgtcgactatttctctctaaaccatatacctttgactaatccggaatctatcacctcgaaaacaaaacgtttattccgttccgtattttatctaacgggtggcatccatgagtctaaatattcctgttacattgcacaaccttcaatgttatgtcataattagttcgcaaagagcgaGGCGGCCCAAacttgcatataccctgactctgcgtgcaatgaacgcaagagaaatgacacaatttcacctggttgatattgcctgctaacctggatttcttttagctaaatatgcatgtttaaatatatatacttgtgtattgattttaagaaaggcatttatctttatggttaagtacacattggagcaatgacagtcattgattgattgttttttataagataagtttaatgctagctaggaacttaccttagcttactgcatttgctaacaggcaggctcctcgtggagtgcaatgtaatcaggtgttagagcattggactagttaactgtaaggttgcaagattggatcccccgagctgacaaggttaaaaatctgtctttctgcccctgaacgaggtaGAACGTTCCTAGGMcgtcattgaaaataagaatgtgttcttaactgacttgcctagttaaataaaKattaaataaaggtgtaaaaaaaaaagggaaaaaaagtacatgtacatttttattttatttattattattattatttatttattttaaatcggcgcccaaaaataccgatttacgattgttatgaaaacttgaaatcggccccgattaattggtcgacctctagtacacacACCATTATTAGTCTGCCAGTTGATGGGTTGCTTCTCAAAAAACAGTCTCACAATGACTGGTTGATACTGATCTGGCAGTACACAGGCTGGTAGACCAGGTTATACAAATAGTCCTCCAGTAATGCTACACTATACGGTAACTAACAAACCCCAccctgtttgaataaaatcaactatatgtaggctactttgCCTGATGCGTCAAGCGCTGCAATTAAACATTTAGACAATTTACTAAAGCAGGAGCCAgagatcccgagtggcgcagcggtctaaggtactgagtctcagtgctagaggcgtcactacagaccctggttcgatcccaggctgtctcACAaacggctgtgatcgggagtcccatagggtggcgcacaattggcccagcgctgtccgggttaagcagtcattgtaaaataagaatttgttcttaaccgacttgcctagttacatttttaaaaactaacCAGAAGAAAatttctcctgctgctgctggcctttgcagattctgccattatgcacctgaagttgccggtaatagacTACAACAGCGGTCAGCAACCTTTACCATTTAGAGTGGCAAGTTatcgtaccatttctactgatctgtgtgtcagttatgattttcatatgcacatttttgtggaacagtttcatctctcaaaatcaatgtcatgtggttaatcaaaattatagtgaagcctctagcactgagatgcagtgccttagactgctgcgccactcgggagctatgcatggcctgtctgcaaggaacttgaaacattgtattaactattaacttgggtctaGCCTGAAGCTCCTGCtaacaaacttgcaacattgtttaaaatattctgggccctgcCAGTgagcaccacagacagacacaggcgtaggctatttgcacaagggataagaagtaatcaggtaggcctttatgacatttccaccggatcagagcatgacatttcccccatttcatgctgagtggttatcgaaagtgggagagctggaaagatttttcaaataggctacgttGAGGAACTATTCACAATGGATGTCAAAACAGACAGTTTACTTTCATTTTGAGGCGAagaaaaaaattactttgagaagctccacagtgatggcaagttaagccaatcagaaatagtatcagatccccaaatgtgcatatttataagcctacatttgcgcccaggccaggtagcctaggcctagttcTATTCATaatcaggtgcgtgtccttactcaagattgtcttttgtttggagMGCTCCTGTCAATGAATAAATTAACTCGTAAACAGAATGAAATAAACCTAAACTTTTCCCTCACAAGTGTAACCTAGGTTGTGTGTTCTACAAACAACatgtccactcctacaatgacaaaactgtagtaataataataatatattgaatccaTTAACAGAACCTGTAGACTAGAAATGGTAAACGTTCTACTTGTGTGCCATCCCCGAAGCCttcgcaatggattagtccactcagacaggtgtctcgtgtgccataacatttttttatatgtttGCCACTGCTTGACAAAAAATgaattaagacaaaaaaataYaatcttggtcgaccaacagcctatctaCCCAACAGATGACTAAAAATGGGATCAGCCCTAGTATCTTAGACTCACAAAGGTGGGTCCGCGGCCCTCGCGGTACACATGCTGGTATCCCAGGTATAGGACCAGGGTGGCGGTGCAGTACAGGAAGCCAAAGACACCGACACAGACGTAGAACTCAGCCGAGGAAGAGTAGTCTCCCTGGAGGTAAATCTCATTCGTGGCGCTCCCGTTACACGAGGGCACCTTTAAAGGGCCATAGCTAGGCAACCTAGAAGTGGGGTGGTGGGAGAGAAAAACTATTAAATTAGAATGTAATCATATTGCACAAATCCATTTCAACTATAAATGCAAAAACATTTAAGGGGCAACCATCAAAGACAAATACAATTTATCTTGGCGGGAAGAATCTTTTGGTTTGTCCATGTGTGACTGCATACATTTTACAACCAGCTTTAGAGTAAAAAGGAAACTGCTCTTTGGAATTCCCGTTTACACATCAAACCCTTGAAAAGTTTTGCATTGCTTTTCAGGGAGTGCCAGGGATAAGCTTATTTACTGTACAGACCATAGGCAGGGGTTACTGGCAATTAAAAAACAGAAGAAACAATATGACAGCATACATGTCATTAATATGCAGCTCTATGCGAGAGGTGTTTTACCTGAAAGGGTATCCGAACCCAACGTCTATGTCCTTTAGCACCGCATCCCCACATTTCACACTGATGTGGGTCGTTC
It encodes the following:
- the LOC111970376 gene encoding synaptophysin-like protein 1 — its product is MEVVQKLLSGFNLDLGPLKEPLGFIRILEWVFTIFAFATTGGYSGTTHISVKCGDAVLKDIDVGFGYPFRLPSYGPLKVPSCNGSATNEIYLQGDYSSSAEFYVCVGVFGFLYCTATLVLYLGYQHVYREGRGPTFDLLVTAAFAFLWLVSSSAWGKGLTDVKWATNPNHLVENCQPLCTPGNFPSMGKLNASVIFGFLNLILWTGNCWFIFKETPFHNPPATMEEDGVPSS